GGTTGCAGACATTTTTCATCATAATATCCTCGAAATGCATATCAGATGCCATGCCACCATGTAATGCCGGCCATGTCTTAATTCTCACTCCATTGTCGGTGTCATAGATGGTGCATTTCCTTACGAAAATTTCAGAGACAAATTTATCAGTGGTCTTCCCTAAACTTTTCATGCTAATGCCATGTCCATGTCCACATCGTACGTTTGTGATCCTTATTTGTTCGCTGCCATCACTAATGGAGATGCAGTAATTACCGGTggcaatatttaaattaataatgttgATCCCGTTTGAATGCCTGATGTGAGTTCCATCTGTATTGATGCTATGTCCTGGTGCAGTGATTGTGAAGCGATCGAAAGTAAGGTTTTTGCTACCTAGAACATTGACATGTAAATTCTTACTATCGAGTGATGTTACGTCATGAACTACACTATTAGTAATGAAGTCAAATCGTGAGCTTTAGCATGTTTTTAAAGGGACAAGAAGCACATAAAGGAAATGTTGTTAATAATTTTACAAAGCAGTAAAGATACATGCATAATATACGATTCAATTAAACTTACAACTGGAAGTCTCTTGCATTTTGGATTTCGACCGCAATTATTTTGCTTCCAAGCAACTTGTCCTTGTCCGTTGAAGGTTCCACCACTGGATAATGTGAATCGATCAATGTATGCAAAACTAATCCAGTTGTCCTTGGCATGCTCGCTAGGGTTTATCAGTGCCACCAAGGTTCCTTAGACTTGAAACTATATGGCTCCCTTGCATGGACCATTTAAGTCAGTTAAACCAATGGAATATGTCCCTTTGGATACTACGACTCTGTTGCAATCCATTATTGAACAAGCCTCTTTCCACGCGCCCAATAAtgcttgaaaaggaaaaaaaatggagATGAAAGTTCAGTTAAAATGAGGTATAAGAAAATCACGGCGAAATTCAAAATTGAGAATCGTCA
The Manihot esculenta cultivar AM560-2 chromosome 1, M.esculenta_v8, whole genome shotgun sequence genome window above contains:
- the LOC110607462 gene encoding exopolygalacturonase, which translates into the protein MPRTTGLVLHTLIDSHYPVVEPSTDKDKLLGSKIIAVEIQNARDFQFSRFDFITNSVVHDVTSLDSKNLHVNVLGSKNLTFDRFTITAPGHSINTDGTHIRHSNGINIINLNIATGNYCISISDGSEQIRITNVRCGHGHGISMKSLGKTTDKFVSEIFVRKCTIYDTDNGVRIKTWPALHGGMASDMHFEDIMMKNVCNPIVIDQLPSKVKIANVTFKNIRGSSATAIAIRINCSSSFPCEKVKLTDINLTYRGKEGPAKSLCANVKPTLKGKLTPTMC